Proteins encoded by one window of Sphingomonas ginkgonis:
- the sppA gene encoding signal peptide peptidase SppA: MGFVRGLWKLLVGIKDGLVLLFMLLFFGLLYVALTLHPTPKVGDGVLLLALNGPIVEQPSATDPIALASGSADPRREYRLRDVRAALLAAARDDRVKAVALDLDRFGGGGQAALGEVGSALDTIRRAGKPVLAYATSYDDDGYQLAAHASEVWMNPLGQVLIPGPGGSQLYYKGLLDKLGVTANVYRVGTYKAAVEPYIRSDASPEAKQNSQALGDSLLESWRDEVRRVRPAAQVVQYQSQLPQLVAGSGGDFGRAALGLKLVDKLGERSGFEARLAQLGGEDLKQPGGYKRVRLDSYVADKVKDDGKAPIGVVTVAGTIVDGRAPLGTAGGESIAGAIERGLRKGGLKALVVRVDSPGGSVTGSERIREALFEARARRIPVVVSMGNVAASGGYWVSTAGNYVFAEPSTITGSIGVFGILPSFQGSLQKLGLGADGIKTTPLSGEPNLLTGPSPEAGQLVQAGVNNIYAHFLRIVADARRKSPQQVNAIAQGRVWPGGAARQLGLIDQFGGMDAAIAKAGDLAGLAADDRDVTYLERPATFRERISQLFRGEGDDDGGSSTDAFAVLRADPQRIMVQALADTHAILTGPTVQVRCLDCGPMSVAPAPGGTPKGMAEMLLAWLLR; the protein is encoded by the coding sequence ATGGGGTTCGTTCGCGGCCTGTGGAAGCTGCTCGTCGGGATCAAGGACGGTTTGGTCCTCCTTTTCATGCTGCTCTTTTTCGGCCTCCTCTATGTCGCTCTGACGCTCCATCCCACGCCCAAGGTCGGCGACGGCGTGCTGCTGCTCGCGCTCAACGGGCCAATCGTCGAGCAGCCGTCGGCTACGGATCCGATTGCACTGGCGTCCGGAAGCGCGGACCCGCGCCGCGAATATCGCCTGCGCGACGTCCGCGCCGCCCTTCTCGCCGCCGCTCGCGATGACCGGGTGAAGGCGGTCGCGCTCGATCTCGACCGGTTCGGCGGCGGTGGCCAGGCGGCGCTGGGCGAGGTCGGCAGCGCGCTCGACACGATCAGGCGCGCCGGCAAGCCGGTGCTCGCCTATGCGACCAGCTATGACGACGACGGCTACCAGCTCGCCGCCCACGCGTCGGAAGTGTGGATGAACCCGCTCGGCCAGGTGCTGATCCCCGGCCCGGGCGGCAGCCAGCTTTACTACAAGGGACTGCTCGACAAGCTGGGGGTCACCGCCAACGTCTACCGCGTCGGGACCTACAAGGCGGCGGTGGAGCCCTACATCCGCAGCGATGCATCGCCGGAAGCCAAGCAGAATTCGCAGGCGCTCGGCGACTCGTTGCTCGAAAGCTGGCGCGACGAGGTCCGGCGCGTGCGGCCGGCGGCCCAAGTCGTCCAGTATCAGTCGCAGCTCCCGCAACTCGTCGCCGGCTCGGGCGGCGACTTCGGGCGCGCGGCACTCGGGCTCAAGCTCGTCGACAAACTCGGCGAGCGCTCCGGCTTTGAGGCTCGCCTGGCGCAGCTCGGCGGCGAGGATCTGAAGCAACCGGGCGGCTACAAGCGGGTGCGGCTGGACTCCTACGTCGCCGACAAGGTCAAGGACGACGGGAAGGCTCCGATCGGGGTGGTTACCGTTGCGGGTACCATCGTCGACGGCCGCGCCCCGCTCGGTACGGCGGGCGGCGAGAGCATCGCCGGCGCGATTGAGCGCGGCTTGCGCAAGGGCGGGTTGAAGGCCTTGGTGGTCCGGGTAGACAGTCCCGGCGGCTCGGTCACGGGTTCAGAGCGAATCCGCGAAGCGCTGTTCGAGGCCCGCGCGCGCAGGATCCCGGTCGTTGTTTCGATGGGCAATGTCGCGGCATCGGGCGGCTACTGGGTCTCAACCGCGGGGAATTACGTCTTCGCCGAACCGTCGACGATCACCGGCTCGATCGGGGTGTTCGGGATTCTGCCGAGCTTCCAGGGCAGCCTGCAGAAGCTTGGGCTCGGTGCCGACGGGATCAAGACGACTCCATTGTCGGGCGAGCCCAACCTGCTGACCGGTCCCTCGCCGGAGGCTGGGCAGCTGGTCCAGGCGGGCGTCAACAACATCTACGCCCATTTCCTCCGCATCGTCGCTGACGCCCGGCGCAAGTCGCCGCAGCAGGTGAACGCCATTGCGCAAGGTCGTGTCTGGCCCGGCGGCGCGGCTCGGCAGCTTGGGCTCATCGACCAGTTCGGCGGGATGGATGCGGCGATCGCCAAAGCTGGCGACCTTGCTGGACTCGCCGCCGACGACCGCGACGTGACCTATCTCGAACGCCCCGCTACCTTCCGCGAGCGGATCTCGCAGCTGTTCCGCGGCGAGGGCGACGACGACGGCGGTAGCAGCACCGACGCTTTTGCCGTGCTCCGCGCCGATCCACAGCGGATCATGGTTCAGGCGCTGGCCGACACGCACGCGATCCTGACTGGCCCGACCGTGCAGGTACGCTGCCTCGATTGCGGACCCATGTCCGTCGCGCCGGCACCGGGCGGAACGCCAAAGGGGATGGCCGAGATGCTGCTCGCATGGCTGCTGCGCTGA
- a CDS encoding GNAT family N-acetyltransferase, which yields MAAALIRLATAGDAAAIAEIYAPYVRATRITFEEIAPGTAEMRARMGSPHHPWLIAEESGAALGYACATPYHLRSAYRWTCEVGIYLAAAAQGRGLGTELLGTLLELLRLQGYSAAIGTIALPNPSSIRLHEKLGFRPAGHYRAIGFKQGEWVDVGRWQCDLGERAEAPAEIRPFAELG from the coding sequence ATGGCTGCTGCGCTGATCCGGCTAGCAACGGCCGGCGACGCCGCCGCCATTGCCGAAATCTACGCGCCCTATGTCAGGGCCACGCGGATCACCTTCGAGGAAATCGCTCCCGGCACGGCCGAGATGCGGGCGCGGATGGGGTCGCCGCACCATCCCTGGCTGATCGCGGAGGAGTCGGGAGCGGCGCTCGGCTACGCATGCGCGACCCCCTATCACCTGCGCAGCGCCTATCGCTGGACCTGCGAGGTCGGCATCTATCTGGCGGCGGCGGCGCAGGGTCGGGGGCTCGGAACCGAGCTGCTCGGGACCTTGCTCGAGCTGCTCCGGCTGCAGGGCTACAGCGCGGCGATCGGAACCATCGCGCTGCCCAATCCCTCCAGCATCCGGCTGCACGAGAAGCTCGGATTCCGCCCTGCCGGCCATTATCGGGCGATCGGGTTCAAGCAGGGCGAATGGGTCGACGTCGGCCGCTGGCAGTGCGACCTCGGCGAGCGGGCGGAAGCTCCCGCCGAGATCCGGCCCTTCGCCGAACTGGGATGA